From the genome of Proteus vulgaris, one region includes:
- a CDS encoding NUDIX hydrolase: MSIEVPKSHFTATGIVFNQQGQFLFHLHPKIGYWLPPGGHIEENEEPQNAVLREIEEETGLLCECLCYQPEFNLGLNLDLNNGDVIELVKPLAILKEPIHDKKQGFHYHIDMIYLCKPLKNSQLANKSFQWLSLDELKKRKAPLNVIRLIELTEKLLIKKII; this comes from the coding sequence ATGTCAATAGAAGTACCTAAAAGCCATTTCACTGCAACAGGTATTGTATTTAATCAACAGGGGCAATTTCTTTTCCATTTACATCCTAAGATAGGATATTGGCTACCACCAGGAGGCCATATCGAAGAAAACGAAGAACCACAAAATGCCGTATTAAGAGAAATAGAAGAAGAAACGGGATTATTGTGTGAGTGCTTGTGCTATCAGCCAGAATTTAACCTTGGTTTAAATCTTGATTTAAATAATGGTGATGTTATTGAGCTTGTTAAACCCCTCGCTATTTTAAAAGAACCTATTCACGATAAAAAACAAGGATTTCATTATCACATTGATATGATTTACCTTTGTAAACCGCTAAAAAATAGTCAATTGGCAAATAAATCTTTCCAATGGCTTTCTTTGGATGAACTAAAAAAAAGAAAAGCACCGTTGAATGTGATAAGACTTATTGAACTAACTGAAAAGTTATTAATAAAAAAAATTATTTAA
- a CDS encoding TetR family transcriptional regulator, with the protein MKIKSRQQENSEQTRTALREAAQELFINQNYCDVSIDEISRHARVTKGAFYHHFSNKKALLKECYLFQVDNVMKQLVKIPIYDDKWQELEAIFSFCVDHIYQNKDKLIPLQEIISVLGWKEWDEIDAQILIPRIKFCVETLYSKQEICTYSPDVVVNLIYGFLTHIAINLKNEATLPENACKDFKKIFFDFLMGIKQASTNAKNNQ; encoded by the coding sequence ATGAAAATAAAATCACGGCAACAAGAGAATTCAGAGCAAACACGCACAGCATTACGTGAAGCAGCGCAAGAACTATTTATAAATCAAAACTATTGTGATGTTTCCATAGATGAAATATCACGTCACGCAAGAGTGACGAAAGGGGCGTTTTATCATCATTTTAGTAATAAGAAAGCGCTGTTAAAAGAGTGCTATCTTTTTCAAGTTGATAACGTTATGAAGCAACTAGTTAAAATTCCTATTTATGATGATAAATGGCAAGAGCTTGAGGCTATTTTTAGTTTTTGTGTTGATCATATCTACCAAAATAAAGACAAGCTTATTCCGCTACAAGAGATTATTTCAGTTTTAGGTTGGAAAGAGTGGGATGAAATAGATGCACAAATTCTTATTCCTCGAATCAAATTCTGCGTAGAAACACTCTATTCTAAGCAAGAAATTTGCACTTACTCTCCTGATGTTGTCGTTAATTTAATCTATGGTTTTCTCACACATATTGCGATTAACTTAAAAAATGAAGCCACATTACCAGAAAATGCCTGCAAGGATTTTAAGAAGATCTTTTTTGATTTTTTGATGGGGATAAAACAAGCTTCAACAAATGCGAAAAATAATCAATAG